A window from Xylanibacillus composti encodes these proteins:
- a CDS encoding DUF3817 domain-containing protein, producing the protein MFRTAIGRLRVIGLLEGLSYLILLGIAMPLKYALDMPTMVSVVGMAHGVLFILFCLAALHVMIRHRKSFLWGLGAFVASLLPFGTFVLDRRLRDETSS; encoded by the coding sequence ATGTTTCGTACGGCGATCGGCCGCCTGAGGGTGATCGGGCTGCTTGAAGGACTATCCTACCTCATTTTGCTCGGCATTGCCATGCCCCTCAAATATGCGTTGGACATGCCGACGATGGTTTCCGTTGTCGGGATGGCCCACGGCGTCCTGTTCATTCTGTTCTGCCTCGCCGCCCTGCATGTCATGATTCGGCACCGCAAGTCCTTCCTTTGGGGTTTGGGCGCCTTTGTCGCTTCGCTCTTGCCATTCGGCACATTCGTACTGGACCGCAGGCTCCGTGACGAAACCTCCAGCTAG
- the recQ gene encoding DNA helicase RecQ — MIEQARQALKQWFGYDAFRKGQEELVSALLDGRDALAVMPTGAGKSICYQLPALMLPGTTLVVSPLISLMKDQVDALNETGIATAFLNSTLRADELNRTMQEMEEGRYKMIYIAPERLDSERFMRLVSSLHIPLIAVDEAHCVSQWGHDFRPSYMQIPKLLRQIHPRPVVAAFTATATDKVKEDIVQHLKLSRPVRVTTGYARENLTFSVVKGVDKRKFLASYMQQRAGQSGIIYASTRKEVDSCRDYLLRLGIEAGRYHAGLSEQERAESQEKFLYDELKVMVATNAFGMGIDKSNVRFVLHYNVPKNLESYYQEAGRAGRDGEPGECVLLYAPQDTMTQKFLIEQGESDEQRKQMEYANLRDMIDYCHTTGCLQKHVVTYFGEQDAAECGRCSSCTDEREVTDITEHAQKIFSCVVRMKQRFGITITAKVLRGAKDAKVRQFGFDRLPTYGVMGSYKEKEIVQLINVLAADGYLRLSDSQFPVLSLTQRAVAVLEGKERVEQRVTIVEQAAERIMLAGDDELFDRLRQLRKSLADKAKVPPFTIFHDATLREMCVRLPASEAELGEVKGVGERKLARYGRAFLQVIAEYAAETKN; from the coding sequence ATGATCGAGCAAGCCAGACAGGCGCTCAAACAATGGTTTGGGTATGATGCATTTCGCAAGGGACAAGAGGAGCTGGTCAGCGCGCTGCTGGACGGACGGGATGCGCTGGCTGTCATGCCGACAGGAGCGGGGAAATCGATTTGCTACCAGCTTCCGGCCCTGATGCTGCCGGGCACGACCTTGGTTGTGTCCCCGCTGATTTCTCTAATGAAGGATCAGGTGGACGCGTTGAATGAGACAGGCATTGCGACCGCCTTCCTCAATAGCACACTTCGTGCGGATGAGCTGAACAGGACGATGCAGGAAATGGAAGAAGGCCGCTACAAAATGATATATATTGCCCCGGAGCGACTGGATTCGGAGCGGTTTATGCGTTTGGTCTCTTCCCTGCATATACCGCTGATTGCCGTTGACGAGGCGCATTGTGTTTCGCAATGGGGACACGACTTTCGGCCAAGCTATATGCAAATCCCGAAGCTGCTGCGCCAGATTCATCCGCGGCCGGTAGTGGCGGCCTTTACCGCGACAGCAACCGACAAGGTGAAGGAGGATATCGTCCAGCATCTGAAGCTGAGTCGGCCGGTGCGCGTGACAACCGGATATGCGCGGGAGAACCTGACCTTCTCCGTCGTCAAGGGTGTAGACAAGCGCAAATTTCTGGCCTCCTACATGCAGCAGCGAGCCGGACAGTCCGGCATCATCTACGCCTCCACGCGCAAGGAGGTGGATAGCTGCCGGGATTACTTGCTTCGGCTCGGCATTGAGGCCGGACGCTATCATGCCGGTTTGAGCGAGCAAGAGCGGGCGGAAAGCCAGGAGAAATTTCTCTATGATGAGCTGAAGGTGATGGTGGCCACGAACGCCTTCGGCATGGGCATAGACAAGTCCAATGTGCGCTTCGTCCTGCATTATAATGTACCGAAAAATCTCGAATCCTACTATCAGGAAGCCGGCAGAGCGGGCAGGGACGGCGAGCCGGGAGAATGTGTGCTGCTTTATGCGCCGCAGGACACCATGACGCAAAAGTTCCTGATCGAGCAAGGCGAGTCCGACGAGCAGCGCAAGCAGATGGAGTACGCCAACTTGCGCGACATGATTGACTACTGCCATACGACAGGCTGCTTGCAGAAGCATGTTGTGACGTATTTCGGGGAGCAGGATGCAGCAGAGTGCGGACGCTGCAGCAGCTGCACGGATGAGCGGGAAGTGACAGATATTACGGAGCATGCGCAGAAGATTTTTTCTTGCGTAGTCCGCATGAAGCAACGTTTCGGCATTACGATTACAGCGAAGGTGCTGCGCGGGGCCAAGGATGCGAAGGTGCGGCAGTTCGGCTTTGACCGGCTGCCTACCTATGGGGTGATGGGCAGCTACAAGGAAAAGGAAATCGTGCAGCTGATTAACGTGCTTGCCGCGGACGGCTATCTGCGGTTGTCGGACAGCCAATTCCCGGTACTGTCCCTGACCCAGAGAGCAGTCGCTGTGCTGGAAGGGAAGGAACGGGTAGAGCAGCGCGTCACGATTGTGGAGCAAGCCGCTGAACGGATTATGCTGGCTGGCGACGACGAGCTGTTCGACCGGCTGCGCCAGCTTCGCAAATCGCTCGCTGACAAGGCGAAGGTGCCGCCATTCACGATCTTCCATGACGCGACGCTGCGGGAAATGTGCGTGCGCTTGCCTGCAAGCGAGGCCGAGCTCGGCGAGGTCAAGGGTGTGGGAGAACGCAAGCTGGCCCGCTATGGTCGGGCGTTTCTTCAGGTGATTGCCGAATATGCTGCGGAGACAAAGAATTAG
- a CDS encoding FUSC family protein, translating to MTMGPRVIKTGLSIVLALYVSALLGLTPAIFAAVAAIFTIQPSIYRTWRQVFEQVQANVLGAAVAMLAVISLGNSPIVIGIVSVLVIMISLKLKAEKTIALTMVTVLVIMDAPGDDWTFALNRFAIIMVGMASAFIVNIALWPPRHEKQFVEGVHAAFDQMSLLLRTSISNEMTEKAFRRQREELRTKLEKLDELFSLFNEERRKLKRVKPVHVINARRFVVFKKMLLTLHKGAEVLDIVTKHYFQSTHHAEAGDIFDKHIEHLITYHEYVLLKYEGTIKGKETRSREMIRDNGLFMHQVMGFYQADEDNVRLLLVGSAIFDYGFHLHRLERLIEHAKSPEHGSAG from the coding sequence ATGACCATGGGTCCGCGTGTCATCAAGACAGGGCTGTCGATTGTGCTGGCCTTGTATGTGAGCGCCCTTCTTGGGCTGACGCCTGCCATATTTGCAGCGGTTGCGGCAATCTTCACGATTCAGCCTTCGATTTACAGGACGTGGCGGCAGGTTTTCGAGCAGGTTCAAGCGAACGTGCTTGGAGCGGCCGTCGCCATGCTCGCGGTGATCAGTTTGGGGAACAGTCCGATCGTGATCGGCATTGTGTCGGTTCTTGTCATCATGATAAGCTTAAAGCTGAAGGCGGAGAAAACGATCGCCCTCACCATGGTCACCGTATTGGTCATTATGGATGCGCCAGGCGATGACTGGACGTTTGCTCTCAATCGCTTCGCGATCATTATGGTCGGCATGGCATCGGCCTTCATCGTCAATATTGCCCTGTGGCCGCCCCGGCATGAGAAGCAGTTCGTAGAAGGGGTACATGCCGCATTCGACCAGATGTCGCTGCTGCTGCGAACGTCGATCTCGAATGAAATGACGGAAAAAGCGTTCCGCCGGCAGCGGGAGGAGCTGCGGACGAAGCTGGAAAAGCTGGATGAGCTGTTCAGCTTGTTCAATGAGGAGCGGCGCAAGCTGAAGCGGGTCAAGCCGGTTCATGTCATTAACGCGCGGCGGTTTGTCGTGTTCAAGAAGATGCTGCTGACGCTCCACAAGGGGGCCGAGGTGCTGGATATTGTGACGAAGCACTATTTCCAGAGCACGCATCACGCCGAAGCGGGAGATATATTTGACAAACATATCGAGCATCTGATTACGTACCATGAATATGTCTTGCTGAAATATGAGGGGACCATTAAGGGGAAAGAGACCCGCAGCCGGGAGATGATCCGGGACAACGGGCTGTTTATGCACCAGGTTATGGGGTTTTACCAGGCCGATGAAGACAACGTGCGCCTGTTGCTGGTCGGTTCGGCGATTTTTGACTACGGCTTTCATCTGCATCGGCTGGAGCGCTTGATCGAGCATGCCAAATCACCCGAGCACGGATCGGCCGGGTAA